From one Lolium rigidum isolate FL_2022 chromosome 4, APGP_CSIRO_Lrig_0.1, whole genome shotgun sequence genomic stretch:
- the LOC124708365 gene encoding probable prefoldin subunit 5 isoform X1, translating into MASPARIEVDKLSVEQLKALKEQTDLEVNLLQDSLTKIRTAATRLENATAALHELSLRPHGTAHPTITLSSPQRSTCARVLSLVNVFVSDSACAGKKLLVPLTASLYVPGTLDDAEKVLVDVGTGYFIEKTMTQGKEYCERKINLLKSNFDELLEMATKKKSIADEMGMLLQAKLRQASASPSS; encoded by the exons ATGGCGAGCCCCGCGCGCATCGAAGTCGACAAGCTGAGCGTGGAGCAGCTCAAGGCGCTCAAGGAGCAGACCGATCTGGAGGTCAATCTCCTCCAGGACAGCCTCACCAAGATCCGCACCGCCGCCACCCGCCTCGAGAACGCCACCGCCGCCCTCCACGAGCTCTCCCTCCGCCCTCACGGTACGGCTCACCCAACCATAACCCTCTCCTCCCCGCAGCGTTCTACCTGCGCGCGCGTTCTCTCTTTGGTTAACGTTTTCGTTTCTGATTCCGCGTGTGCAGGGAAGAAACTGCTTGTGCCGCTCACGGCGTCCCTCTACGTTCCCGGCACGCTTGACGATGCCGAGAAGGTCCTCGTCGATGTCGGCACGGGCTACTTCATCGAG AAAACTATGACTCAAGGAAAAGAATACTgtgaaaggaaaattaatttgctCAAGTCCAATTTCGATGAACTGCTTGAG ATGGCGACGAAGAAGAAAAGCATAGCAGACGAAATGGGCATGCTCCTACAGGCTAAGTTGCGGCAGGCATCAGCAAGCCCAAGCTCGTGA
- the LOC124708365 gene encoding probable prefoldin subunit 5 isoform X2, with amino-acid sequence MASPARIEVDKLSVEQLKALKEQTDLEVNLLQDSLTKIRTAATRLENATAALHELSLRPHGKKLLVPLTASLYVPGTLDDAEKVLVDVGTGYFIEKTMTQGKEYCERKINLLKSNFDELLEMATKKKSIADEMGMLLQAKLRQASASPSS; translated from the exons ATGGCGAGCCCCGCGCGCATCGAAGTCGACAAGCTGAGCGTGGAGCAGCTCAAGGCGCTCAAGGAGCAGACCGATCTGGAGGTCAATCTCCTCCAGGACAGCCTCACCAAGATCCGCACCGCCGCCACCCGCCTCGAGAACGCCACCGCCGCCCTCCACGAGCTCTCCCTCCGCCCTCACG GGAAGAAACTGCTTGTGCCGCTCACGGCGTCCCTCTACGTTCCCGGCACGCTTGACGATGCCGAGAAGGTCCTCGTCGATGTCGGCACGGGCTACTTCATCGAG AAAACTATGACTCAAGGAAAAGAATACTgtgaaaggaaaattaatttgctCAAGTCCAATTTCGATGAACTGCTTGAG ATGGCGACGAAGAAGAAAAGCATAGCAGACGAAATGGGCATGCTCCTACAGGCTAAGTTGCGGCAGGCATCAGCAAGCCCAAGCTCGTGA